One stretch of Armigeres subalbatus isolate Guangzhou_Male chromosome 2, GZ_Asu_2, whole genome shotgun sequence DNA includes these proteins:
- the LOC134208735 gene encoding synaptobrevin isoform X2, translating to MSAPEGSSNGFPKLPPPPTGSTQPTAGSANGAAANRLKQTQAQVDEVVGIMRVNVEKVLERDQKLSELDQRADALQHGASQFEQQAGKLKRKQWWANMKMMIIMGIIGVVLLIIIILVIVTQTN from the exons TTTTCCTAAATTACCGCCCCCACCGACCGGTAGCACCCAGCCCACGGCCGGCAGCGCCAACGGAGCGGCGGCCAATCGGCTCAAGCAAACCCAAGCCCAGGTGGACGAAGTGGTCGGCATCATGCGCGTGAACGTCGAGAAGGTGCTGGAGCGGGATCAGAAACTCTCCGAACTGGATCAACGGGCGGACGCACTGCAGCACGGAGCGTCCCAGTTCGAGCAGCAGGCCGGCAAGCTTAAGCGGAAGCAGTGGTGGGCCAACATGAAGATGATGATCATCATGGGTATCATCGGGGTCGTGCTGCTAATTATCATCATCC TCGTAATTGTCACTCAAACTAACTAG
- the LOC134208735 gene encoding synaptobrevin isoform X3 has product MSAPEGSSNGFPKLPPPPTGSTQPTAGSANGAAANRLKQTQAQVDEVVGIMRVNVEKVLERDQKLSELDQRADALQHGASQFEQQAGKLKRKQWWANMKMMIIMGIIGVVLLIIIILSIIY; this is encoded by the exons TTTTCCTAAATTACCGCCCCCACCGACCGGTAGCACCCAGCCCACGGCCGGCAGCGCCAACGGAGCGGCGGCCAATCGGCTCAAGCAAACCCAAGCCCAGGTGGACGAAGTGGTCGGCATCATGCGCGTGAACGTCGAGAAGGTGCTGGAGCGGGATCAGAAACTCTCCGAACTGGATCAACGGGCGGACGCACTGCAGCACGGAGCGTCCCAGTTCGAGCAGCAGGCCGGCAAGCTTAAGCGGAAGCAGTGGTGGGCCAACATGAAGATGATGATCATCATGGGTATCATCGGGGTCGTGCTGCTAATTATCATCATCC TCTCCATCATTTATTAA